A section of the Oryza sativa Japonica Group chromosome 1, ASM3414082v1 genome encodes:
- the LOC4326550 gene encoding probable glutamate carboxypeptidase LAMP1, whose product MPPPPEDDGSSSARTPLIPPTPPPPGRAVARLHPLPLLVAAAFAASYHLLVAPAPSYYRSLFLSLGSNDTAAAHLHALTLRPHLAGTEANARAAEHVVSALSSLSFPTRVVPYSVLLAYPVHRSLSLSAPGHATTPFALVQDTYPGDPYAAVSAEAVPTFLAYAASGSVAAEAVYANYGRPEDFAYLAARGVDVTGKVVLARYGKVYRGDIVINARKAGAAAAVIYTDAKDYAAGEAFPDGPWMPPTGVQVGSTFKGVGDPTTPMWASSEGCERVSIPEAMATDDMPGIPALPVSGRDGEAILQLIGGDVAPKDWQGGDGSPVYRLGPGPAVLNLTYIGNETMATIQNVISVIEGKEEPERYIILGNHRDAWTFGAVDPNSGTAALLELAQRFSELQKKGWRPRRTIILCNWDAEEYGLVGSTEWVEENRAMLTSRTVAYLNVDSAVYGAGFYASATPQLDELLKEASKQVQNPDNETQSLYDLWMASDSSSMIKIGRIGGGGSDYSAFVQHIGIPSIDISMGSEYAVYHSLYDDFVWMEKFGDPLFRRHVAAASMWGLVALRLSDEEILPFNYSTYAVELEKGAIDINKRLLGVPVSSSPLQKSIAEFKRAALQMDSEMKALQTRKVWNPWRNNPLKVRDLNERLMMTERAFTDREGLSGRPWYKHLIYAPSLHDDYGAQVYPGVDDAIQMAERTNTSESWRSVQHEIYRIARVINQASLVLSGGLT is encoded by the exons atgccgccgccgcccgaagaCGACGGGTCCTCCTCCGCGCGGACGCCGCTCATACCCCCcacacctcctcctcccggccgagcggtggcgcggctccaCCCTCTCCCGCTCCTCGTTGCGGCGGCCTTCGCCGCATCGTACCACCTCCTCgtcgcgcccgcgccgtcgtacTACCGCtcgctcttcctctccctcggaTCCAACGACACCgcggcagcccacctccacgcgCTCACCCTCCGCCCCCACCTCGCGGGCACCGAGGCCAacgcccgcgccgccgagcACGTCGTCTCCgcgctctcctccctctccttccccacCCGCGTCGTGCCCTACTCCGTCCTCCTCGCCTACCCGGTCCaccgctccctctccctctcggcgccAGGCCACGCCACCACCCCCTTTGCGCTGGTGCAGGACACATACCCCGGTGATCCCTATGCCGCGGTCTCCGCGGAGGCCGTCCCCACCTTCCTCGCCTACGCCGCGTCCGGCTCGGTCGCCGCCGAGGCCGTCTACGCTAACTACGGCCGCCCGGAGGATTTCGCCTACCTCGCCGCCCGCGGCGTAGACGTCACCGGGAAGGTCGTCCTCGCGCGCTACGGCAAGGTGTACCGCGGCGACATCGTGATAAACGCCCGGAAagctggcgcggcggcggcggtcataTACACCGATGCCAAGGACTACGCGGCGGGGGAGGCCTTCCCGGATGGTCCATGGATGCCGCCCACCGGTGTGCAGGTCGGGAGCACGTTCAAGGGGGTGGGGGATCCCACGACGCCGATGTGGGCGTCGTCCGAAGGGTGCGAGCGCGTGAGCATCCCGGAGGCGATGGCCACCGACGACATGCCGGGGATACCGGCGCTGCCTGTGTCGGGAAGAGATGGGGAGGCTATACTACAGCTTATCGGCGGTGATGTCGCGCCCAAGGATTGGCAAGGCGGAGATGGCTCGCCGGTTTACCGGCTCGGGCCCGGGCCGGCGGTGCTCAATCTCACCTACATT GGGAACGAGACAATGGCTACTATTCAGAATGTCATCTCAGTGATCGAAGGGAAAGAAGAACCTGAACG CTATATAATCCTTGGTAATCATCGTGATGCATGGACTTTTGGGGCAGTTGATCCGAACAGTGGAACAGCAGCCTTGCTTGAG TTAGCTCAAAGGTTCTCTGAGCTACAAAAGAAGGGTTGGAGGCCTCGACGGACCATCATCTTGTGTAACTGGGATGCCGAAGAGTATGGACTg GTTGGATCCACTGAATGGGTTGAAGAGAACAGGGCTATGCTAACTTCAAGAACTGTTGCTTACCTGAATGTTGATTCTGCAGTGTATGGTGCAGGGTTTTATGCATCAGCTACTCCTCAACTTGATGAGTTGCTTAAGGAGGCGAGTAAACAG GTTCAAAATCCAGATAATGAGACACAAAGTCTGTATGACTTATGGATGGCTTCTGATAGTTCTTCCATG ATTAAGATTGGAAGAATAGGAGGTGGAGGATCAGATTATTCTGCCTTTGTTCAACACATTGGTATCCCTTCAATTGACATTTCTATGGGATCAG AATATGCGGTCTACCATAGCTTGTATGATGACTTTGTGTGGATGGAGAAGTTCGGAGATCCCTTGTTCCGCAGGCACGTCGCAG CGGCAAGCATGTGGGGGCTTGTCGCCCTGAGGCTTTCCGATGAGGAGATCCTACCCTTCAACTACAGCACTTATGCTGTAGAGCTTGAG AAGGGTGCAATCGATATAAATAAGAGATTGCTGGGAGTGCCTGTCAGCTCATCTCCCCTGCAAAAGTCAATCGCCGAGTTCAAAAGGGCAGCTCTACAAATGGATTCTGAAATGAAG GCCTTACAGACAAGGAAAGTTTGGAACCCCTGGAGAAACAATCCCCTGAAGGTCAGAGATCTCAATGAGCGGTTGATGATGACGGAGCGAGCATTCACCGATCGAGAAGGACTATCTGGGAGGCCATGGTACAAACACCTG ATTTATGCACCATCACTGCATGATGATTACGGAGCGCAGGTGTATCCAGGTGTTGATGATGCCATTCAGATGGCAGAGAGGACGAATACGTCCGAATCCTGGCGATCTGTGCAGCATGAGATTTACAGGATTGCTAGGGTCATCAACCAGGCCTCGCTAGTCCTAAGTGGAGGGTTAACATAA
- the LOC4326551 gene encoding tryptophan--tRNA ligase, chloroplastic/mitochondrial, with translation MSRTLLSHILHRPPPLLASRGGGRGGALPSRLRTLRLNCSVAEATASGDEAPAPPARKKRVVSGVQPTGLVHLGNYLGAIKNWVSLQDLYETLFFIVDLHAITLPYEAPQLSKATRSTAAIYLACGIDSSKASIFVQSHVRAHVELMWLLSSSTPIGWLNRMIQFKEKSRKAGDENVGVALLTYPVLMASDILLYQSDLVPVGEDQTQHLELTREIAERVNNLYGGRKWKKMGGRGGSLFKVPEALIPPAGARVMSLTDGLSKMSKSAPSDQSRINLLDPKDVIMNKIKRCKTDSFPGLEFDNPERPECNNLLSIYQIITGKTKEEVIRECENMNWGSFKTTLTDALIDHLQPIQVRYEEIMSDPGYLDGVLLEGSGKAAEIADITLNNVYQAMGFLRR, from the exons ATGAGCCGCACGCTCCTCTCCCACATcctccaccgcccgccgccgctcctcgc GTCGAGGGGTGGTGGGCGAGGAGGAGCGCTCCCGTCCCGCCTCCGCACTCTCCGACTCAACTGCAGCGTGGCTGAAGCGACTGCCTCCGGCGACGAGGCGCCTGCTCCTCCGGCTAGGAA GAAAAGAGTAGTTTCTGGTGTACAGCCAACAGGATTGGTACACCTTGGAAATTATCTTGGTGCTATTAAGAATTGGGTTTCACTTCAG GATCTATACGAGACATTATTTTTCATTGTGGACTTGCATGCG ATTACGTTACCATATGAAGCACCACAGTTGTCAAAAGCAACAAGAAGCACTGCTGCAATATATCTGGCTTGTGGCATTGACAGTTCAAAG GCTTCTATATTTGTACAGTCTCATGTCCGTGCTCATGTTGAGTTGATGTGGCTTCTGAGTTCTTCTACTCCTATTGGTTGGCTCAACAGAATGATCCAATTCAAAGAGAAGTCACGCAAGGCG GGTGATGAAAATGTTGGAGTGGCACTTTTGACTTATCCTGTTTTAATGGCTTCTGACATTCTCCTGTACCAG TCCGATCTGGTGCCTGTTGGTGAAGATCAGACACAACATTTGGAATTAACTCGCGAAATCGCTGAGCGTGTAAATAATCTATACGGTGGAAGGAAATGGAAGAAAATGGGAGG GAGAGGTGGTTCACTATTTAAG GTTCCTGAAGCCCTTATACCTCCAGCAGGGGCTCGTGTTATGTCCTTAACCGACGGTCTCTCCAAG ATGTCGAAGTCTGCTCCTTCAGATCAGTCTCGTATTAACCTTCTTGATCCAAAAGAT GTTATCATGAATAAGATTAAGCGCTGCAAAACTGACTCGTTCCCAGG CTTGGAATTTGACAACCCAGAGAGGCCTGAATGCAACAATCTTCTCTCGATCTACCAGATTATTACAGGGAAAACTAAAGAG GAAGTTATCAGAGAATGCGAAAATATGAACTGGGGGTCGTTCAAAACAACTCTTACAGATGCATTGATTGATCATCTGCAACCTATCCAG GTCCGCTACGAGGAGATAATGTCTGATCCTGGTTATTTGGATGGTGTTCTCTTAGAAGGATCAGGAAAAGCTGCTGAGATAGCAGACATCACCCTCAACAACGTATACCAAGCCATGGGTTTCTTGCGCAGATAG
- the LOC4326552 gene encoding NADP-dependent malic enzyme encodes MAGRGEGNGAATMAGVATGGVEDAYGEDRATEDQPITPWAVCVASGHSLLRDPRHNKGLSFTEKERDAHYLRGLLPPVVLSQELQEKRLLQNVRQFQVPLQRYMALMDLQERNERLFYKLLIDNVEELLPVVYTPTVGEACQKYGSIFRRPQGLYISLKEKGRILELLRNWPEKSIQVIVVTDGERILGLGDLGCQGMGIPVGKLALYTALGGVRPSACLPITIDVGTNNEDLLKDEFYIGLRQKRATGQEYSDLLDEFMAAIKQNYGQKVLVQFEDFANYNAFTLLEKYRANNLVFNDDIQGTAAVVLAGLIAAQKFVSGTLADHTFLFFGAGEAGTGIAELVALEISNQSKVPVEDARKKIWLLDSKGLIVSSRKDSLQPFKKRYAHEHEPVKDLLDAVKVIKPTALIGSAGVGQSFTKEVIEAMSSINERPIILALSNPTSQSECTAEQAYSWSKGRAIFGSGSPFDPVKYNDKLFVPAQANNAYIFPGFGLGVVISGAIRVKDEMILAAAEGLADQVTPEHVDKGLIYPPFSCIRKISANIAARVAAKAYDLGLASHLPRPKDLVKYAESCMYSPIYRSYR; translated from the exons ATGGCGGGGCGAGGAGAGGGGAACGGCGCTGCGACGATGGCGGGGGTGGCCACCGGTGGCGTGGAGGACGCCTACGGCGAGGACCGCGCCACCGAGGACCAGCCCATCACGCCGTGGGCCGTCTGCGTCGCCAG CGGTCACTCTCTGCTGAGGGATCCACGGCACAACAAGGGGCTATCATTCACGGAGAAAGAGCGAGACGCCCACTACCTGCGGGGTTTGCTGCCTCCAGTCGTGCTCTCCCAAGAACTTCAG GAGAAGAGGCTTCTGCAAAATGTGCGGCAGTTTCAGGTTCCTCTGCAACGTTACATGGCTCTGATGGACCTTCAG GAGAGGAATGAGAGGCTTTTCTACAAGCTCCTGATCGACAACGTTGAGGAATTGCTCCCCGTTGTGTACACGCCGACGGTGGGCGAGGCTTGCCAGAAGTACGGGTCAATCTTTAGACGACCACAGGGTCTGTACATCAGTCTTAAAGAGAA GGGGAGAATATTGGAGTTACTGAGGAACTGGCCAGAGAAGAGCATTCAGGTTATTGTTGTTACTGATGGTGAGCGCATTTTAGGTCTCGGGGATCTTGGTTGCCAG GGTATGGGAATCCCTGTGGGAAAGCTTGCACTATACACAGCCCTTGGAGGTGTCCGGCCTTCTGCT TGCTTACCTATCACCATTGATGTGGGAACAAACAATGAGGATTTACTGAAGGACGAGTTCTACATTGGATTAAGACAAAAACGAGCCACTGGCCAG GAATATAGTGATCTTCTGGATGAATTCATGGCTGCTATTAAGCAGAACTATGGACAGAAGGTGCTAGTCCAG TTTGAAGACTTCGCAAATTACAATGCATTTACCCTTCTTGAGAAGTACCGTGCAAACAATCTTGTCTTCAATGATGATATTCAG GGAACGGCTGCTGTAGTGCTTGCAGGCCTCATTGCTGCTCAGAAATTTGTCAGTGGGACTTTAGCTGATCACACATTCTTATTCTTTGGCGCAGGAGAG GCTGGTACAGGCATTGCTGAACTAGTGGCTCTCGAGATATCAAATCAG tcCAAAGTTCCAGTGGAAGATGCTCGCAAAAAGATCTGGCTACTTGATTCAAAG GGGTTGATTGTCAGTTCACGTAAAGATTCTCTTCAGCCCTTTAAGAAGCGATATGCCCATGAGCATGAACCAGTCAAAGATCTACTGGATGCTGTTAAG GTTATCAAACCGACTGCATTGATAGGTTCAGCTGGTGTGGGTCAAAGTTTCACAAAAGAGGTGATTGAGGCTATGAGTTCAATTAATGAG AGACCAATCATCCTCGCACTATCCAATCCAACATCACAATCTGAATGTACTGCTGAACAGGCATATTCATGGAGTAAG GGCCGTGCAATATTTGGGAGTGGAAGTCCATTTGATCCAGTTAAATACAATGACAAGCTTTTCGTGCCTGCACAG GCAAACAATGCATATATATTCCCAGGATTTGGCCTAGGCGTAGTGATTTCAGGAGCGATAAGGGTGAAAGATGAAATGATCCTTGCTGCTG CTGAAGGCTTAGCTGACCAGGTGACCCCAGAGCATGTTGACAAAGGCCTTATTTATCCACCCTTTTCCTGCATCAGGAAGATATCagccaacatcgcagcccgcGTTGCTGCAAAAGCCTATGAccttg GATTGGCTAGCCATCTCCCTCGCCCAAAAGACTTGGTGAAGTACGCTGAGAGCTGCATGTACAGCCCCATTTACCGTTCTTATAGATGA
- the LOC4326165 gene encoding uncharacterized protein: MAEPDWILERERRQVEQILELDMEELQVEEVDDAGSSSSSEVDTFLRNTHGDGGSRTSEALAFNTSVVSLPTCDGEVHDAPGRFAFLDGGVVLCLPMFYLQGVVLFPEAILPIRVVQPRSLTAVDKAVNHVDAPCMIGVVHVYQHTNDGHHAIASVGTTAEIHHIKQLDDGSSNVVTRGQNRFRLRRRWIDADDVQWGEVQIIEEDTPQRTPRDAFGQLATNYIFNQCGTSLLSLGTSCFRQDDHVNSDQDWDSLSSTSTSSEHSVTDARTYCSSNEDEDLMLEQSWQKYDSVKRNAELENPVKHSNTRGKGEPCFQSPKSLPTKNKGAEQRRRFCAAYSSKLALQAPLSFWPRWAYEMYDSYSLARRVADLWRQIVVNPSMDDYVRKPDILSYHIGSKLPMSCSVRQELLEIDGISYRLQKEIQLLKAFNIIRCRNCLALISRRSDGPVGAYVKQFSCGQEMMTVYNATGLALRGAPSKAHSLFPGYTWTIALCAACESNIGWLFRAEKTNLLPKSFWGLRSSQVSDDTQSGHN; encoded by the exons atGGCGGAGCCGGACTGGATCCTGGAGAGGGAGCGGAGGCAGGTGGAGCAGATCCTGGAGCTTGACatggaggagctccaggtcgaggaggtcgacgacgccggctcatcctcctcctccgaagTCGACACCTTTCTCAG AAACACTCATGGGGATGGAGGATCTAGAACTTCTGAAGCACTTGCATTCAATACGTCTGTGGTTTCGCTGCCCACCTGTGATGGTG AGGTTCATGATGCCCCAGGCAGATTTGCTTTCTTGGATGGTGGTGTGGTTCTCTGTTTACCAATGTTTTATCTTCAAG GTGTTGTTTTGTTTCCTGAAGCTATCCTGCCTATTAGAGTAGTTCAGCCTAGATCTTTGACAGCTGTTGACAAGGCTGTCAATCATGTTGACGCTCCATGCATGATAGGTGTG GTTCATGTTTATCAACACACTAATGATGGACACCATGCTATTGCTTCAGTTGGGACAACAGCGGAG ATACATCACATTAAACAACTTGATGATGGCTCATCAAATGTTGTCACACGTGGTCAGAACCGTTTTCGCCTTAGACGCCGTTGGATCGATGCTGATGACGTT CAATGGGGTGAAGTACAAATTATCGAAGAAGATACACCTCAGAGAACTCCAAGAGATGCATTTGGCCAGTTAGCTACAAATTATATTTTCAACCAGTGTGGCACATCGTTACTCAGTTTGGGTACATCTTGTTTCAGACAAGATGATCATGTGAACTCTGATCAAGATTGGGATTCTCTATCATCCACTAGTACTTCAAGTGAACATTCAGTAACAGATGCAAGAACATACTGTTCCtcaaatgaagatgaagatctCATGCTTGAACAGTCTTGGCAGAAGTATGATTCTGTGAAAAGAAATGCTGAATTAGAGAATCCAGTCAAGCATAGCAACACAAGAGGCAAGGGTGAACCTTGCTTTCAATCCCCAAAATCTTTACCAACAAAAAACAAAGGTGCTGAACAACGCAGGCGGTTCTGTGCTGCTTATAGTTCAAAGCTGGCATTGCAGGCTCCATTGTCATTTTGGCCTCGCTGGGCTTATGAAATGTACGATTCATATTCCCTTGCTCGCAGAGTGGCAG ATTTGTGGAGACAAATAGTTGTAAATCCAAGCATGGATGATTATGTGAGAAAACCAGATATTTTGTCATATCACATTGGAAGCAAACTTCCCATGTCATGTTCTGTGAGACAAGAATTGCTTGAGATCGATGGTATCTCATATCGGCTACAGAAAGAGATCCAGCTACTCAAGGCCTTTAACATCATAAGATGCAGAAATTGCCTG GCTCTTATCTCAAGACGTAGTGATGGCCCTGTCGGTGCTTATGTCAAGCAGTTCAGCTGTGGGCAAGAGATGATGACAGTGTACAATGCAACTGGTCTTGCACTCCGTGGCGCTCCTTCCAAAGCTCACAGTTTGTTTCCAGG TTATACGTGGACGATTGCTCTCTGTGCTGCCTGTGAGTCCAACATAGGCTGGCTGTTCAGGGCGGAGAAGACAAATCTGCTTCCAAAATCCTTCTGGGGATTACGCAGCTCCCAAGTTTCAGATGACACACAATCAGGACATAACTGA
- the LOC4326166 gene encoding pseudo histidine-containing phosphotransfer protein 1: MDYSNLRRQAASMKKSLFDQGYLDEQFCQVEDLQDEASPNFVEEVVTLFFKDSGRLMSNIEQALEKYPRDFNRWDTYMQQLKGSCSSIGASRMKNECMSFRDSCGQGNVEGCMRSFQKVKREHAVLRQKLESYFQLLRQAGPAGAATRPVM, translated from the exons ATGGATTATTCTAATTTGCGTCGCCAAGCTGCATCCATGAAAAAGAGCCTCTTTGATCAG GGATACCTAGATGAGCAATTTTGTCAGGTGGAAGATTTGCAGGATGAAGCTAGTCCTAATTTTGTGGAAGAAGTTGTTACTTTGTTTTTTAAGGACTCGGGCAGGCTAATGTCAAACATTGAGCAAGCTCT GGAGAAGTACCCAAGAGATTTCAACAGGTGGGATACATATATGCAGCAACTAAAAGGCAGCTGTTCCAG CATCGGCGCTTCTAGGATGAAGAATGAGTGCATGTCGTTCAGGGATAGTTGTGGCCAAGGAAATGTTGAAGG TTGCATGAGGTCTTTCCAGAAAGTGAAGCGGGAGCATGCTGTCCTGAGGCAGAAACTAGAATCCTATTTCCAG CTGCTAAGACAAGCTGGCCCCGCTGGAGCTGCCACTAGGCCTGTCATGTAA
- the LOC4326166 gene encoding pseudo histidine-containing phosphotransfer protein 1 isoform X2: MSNIEQALEKYPRDFNRWDTYMQQLKGSCSSIGASRMKNECMSFRDSCGQGNVEGCMRSFQKVKREHAVLRQKLESYFQLLRQAGPAGAATRPVM; the protein is encoded by the exons ATGTCAAACATTGAGCAAGCTCT GGAGAAGTACCCAAGAGATTTCAACAGGTGGGATACATATATGCAGCAACTAAAAGGCAGCTGTTCCAG CATCGGCGCTTCTAGGATGAAGAATGAGTGCATGTCGTTCAGGGATAGTTGTGGCCAAGGAAATGTTGAAGG TTGCATGAGGTCTTTCCAGAAAGTGAAGCGGGAGCATGCTGTCCTGAGGCAGAAACTAGAATCCTATTTCCAG CTGCTAAGACAAGCTGGCCCCGCTGGAGCTGCCACTAGGCCTGTCATGTAA